One region of Proteiniborus sp. DW1 genomic DNA includes:
- a CDS encoding diguanylate cyclase codes for MQLINSRYRVNRIFKTYDHSVLYMVYDLWNNNNELLLKLFINDSNNYSLFKELVDTFIKMKSLRHKCIIANHSLDIVSSINNKSITMKQFFYTFDFIKGTKLSNHIGKMNIDQILYVVYQLLELASYMAFRGYTYKFINPDNIFVVDSRFSIKLVDYATIYEIDLKNLYDDEYNLFTAPEIRLKQNDPKIGADIYSIGMVFKAMLSGYASINTEEKFIISKELGLSEAQKSRVIKIIKRLTDKDCDLRIKDVSEIAREINSIFGKDYKLNLTEGRNILNFSNPIIGRDKEINNILEDDSKLDSRIINKRLISFTGEEGIGKTRLLNELAYRLKMRKRQVYHTAISESNTRELSPIIRILKSMIKECDIRLIDTYGCELVKIIPEISESRHIKPSPVLSGTKERFRLYDRITKFIIEHVKNTPTYIIIDDLHNSDMETINLINYLINSSGQAPLVMIVSYDKDLLKKKRELSDTINGWISQKKSYEHRLLRLNLDETTSLIKSVLGISYKPIRFSTKVMNDTLGNPAHIEEAIKNFVATGELFINERGNWDAPTMNYTTLYIPPNIEDAIERQVKLLDKELLEIAKYVSIFNTSVSKNIIKKIATDYNNDVEMLIDRLVSMKILDERVEDWGFTYDFYNRHIKTFIYNDISNDEKLRLHEKAAATLENTYTQQDRGNIDELIYHYNMCNQTEKAINKIISNAKKMKGLAGNIQCIHLWENAYRLMEETERKDKDKLEVLANLGNLYLDQGMTRKSIKSYEEGLKIAKKINSAKYLVICYNGLAAAFYRRFDLELTRQYAEEAKKISERNGYIEELLKSVRLVNRVDISRGYYNKVFNTTSEYLEIAIEYGFDLYIGHFYNQMGIAKLHTGFIDLAKDYFITSANYFQRSGDSVETTRALNNIGYMYSDFLDDINTAMKYYEEGIGISRRFQSLENELTLLNNIGELYIRTNDYEKAEQYIERMESISRDIEDENSQFLSQVSFCLIYLFSGKFDKCHNHFDKANRLFNEGFVEDQNLHKYFYFLTNFYLVFGNYEKALEYLHYTINNGYGENIVKLDMRLKNILIKYWSSGTIDKEEIYEIRNLYKTINYSGERRKGLLILAHISILYGDHSLAHDLLLEDEEIKDIFTTDYLDLFRNMIIGTLNKDSDILISVSEKVKNKGYYEIELFTNIELGDIYFNSGKYYRAVNCYLTAFDLVYRLAKKIPDKSLQVTFVNKNRASMILHRLRKVVSVVKGSEVIYNEPIEYTENTRLEDFFNIKNIVDLFSEDIYNIGYSESSETEREIANSFEELILQLGNNYMDNLTSILNYAVNKTFASRGLIVILDFETDQLITVASTSQEDFTPDKEIILSEIKQKNKGILVNKSFGYEGFDGLSSINDNIKAMICMPIFKLKPLDDESNLLDRRKRNKSINLDSIIGYLYLDTDRIFNKFDSKRYKLIDALSHLISINIDNYILKIISSVDKLTGVYTRKHFDSVFKDFISMARRDGKDFTVIMIDIDKFKNVNDTFGHRKGDEILGRIGRIISENVRKTDIVGRYGGEEFIVVLPDTKLKEGEMVAEKIRKAVEKSNLINENYPVTISLGLSSYPEHGQSEEELIEKADQASYIAKETGRNISVSWSNDVGKSRKRLDRLAGIVTGNTVKDQRIGLVIIEIIDIAKEKADKEDKIFRVLGRIIEALEAEKGILITLDEEKNIESAYGRLRFSDAWIDDLEYNKKTIYKAINEQNGEYFIDWEDIREIDLVSGNPNWQSVIVVPLVNNGLVKGVLQLTVPIKEKEFEYNSFNLVNNLGGIIAAML; via the coding sequence ATGCAACTGATCAATAGTAGATATAGAGTCAATAGAATATTCAAAACATATGACCATAGTGTATTATATATGGTATATGACTTATGGAATAATAATAATGAACTATTGTTAAAGTTGTTTATCAATGACAGCAACAATTACTCCCTTTTTAAGGAACTTGTGGATACTTTTATCAAAATGAAAAGCTTAAGACATAAATGCATTATTGCTAACCATAGTCTTGATATTGTAAGTTCTATTAACAATAAATCTATTACTATGAAGCAGTTTTTTTATACATTCGACTTTATTAAAGGCACTAAGCTTAGTAATCATATTGGAAAAATGAATATTGATCAGATACTATATGTTGTATACCAGCTTTTAGAATTAGCGTCATATATGGCTTTTAGAGGTTATACATATAAATTTATTAATCCAGACAATATTTTTGTTGTTGATAGCAGATTTAGTATTAAATTAGTTGATTATGCGACAATTTATGAAATAGACTTAAAAAATTTATATGACGATGAATATAATTTATTTACAGCTCCAGAGATAAGATTAAAGCAAAATGATCCAAAGATTGGAGCTGATATTTATTCAATTGGTATGGTGTTTAAAGCCATGTTGTCGGGTTATGCCTCTATTAATACTGAAGAAAAATTTATAATATCAAAAGAGTTAGGCTTAAGTGAAGCTCAGAAAAGCAGAGTTATTAAAATTATTAAAAGATTAACTGATAAGGATTGTGATTTAAGAATTAAGGACGTAAGTGAGATTGCTAGAGAAATTAACAGTATTTTTGGAAAAGATTATAAGCTTAACTTGACAGAGGGGAGAAACATTCTAAATTTTAGCAATCCGATTATTGGTAGAGATAAAGAGATTAACAATATCTTAGAAGATGATAGTAAGCTTGATAGCCGAATAATAAATAAAAGATTAATATCATTTACAGGTGAAGAAGGCATAGGAAAAACGAGATTGTTAAATGAACTAGCCTATAGACTTAAAATGAGAAAGCGGCAAGTGTATCATACGGCTATTTCAGAATCAAACACTAGAGAATTGAGTCCAATAATTAGGATACTAAAGAGTATGATAAAGGAGTGCGATATTAGGCTAATTGATACTTATGGATGTGAACTTGTTAAGATAATACCTGAAATATCAGAATCTAGACATATTAAGCCTTCTCCTGTGCTGAGTGGAACAAAAGAAAGATTTAGACTATATGATAGAATAACAAAATTTATTATTGAACATGTAAAGAATACTCCTACATATATAATAATAGATGATCTTCATAATAGCGATATGGAAACTATTAATTTGATAAATTATTTAATTAATAGTAGCGGGCAAGCCCCTTTGGTAATGATTGTTTCATACGATAAGGATTTGCTAAAGAAAAAAAGGGAACTTAGTGATACTATAAATGGCTGGATAAGTCAAAAGAAGAGTTATGAACATAGACTTTTACGTTTGAATTTGGATGAGACTACTAGCTTAATAAAAAGTGTTCTTGGAATTAGTTACAAGCCGATTAGATTCTCTACTAAGGTTATGAACGATACGCTAGGAAATCCTGCACATATAGAAGAAGCTATCAAGAACTTTGTTGCTACAGGTGAGCTCTTTATTAATGAAAGAGGTAATTGGGATGCTCCTACTATGAATTATACCACTTTATACATTCCACCCAATATAGAAGATGCAATAGAAAGACAGGTGAAACTCCTTGATAAGGAGTTATTAGAGATAGCTAAGTATGTTTCAATATTTAATACTTCTGTTTCAAAAAATATAATTAAGAAAATAGCTACAGATTACAACAATGATGTTGAGATGTTAATCGATAGATTGGTTTCTATGAAAATTCTTGATGAGAGAGTTGAAGATTGGGGATTTACTTATGACTTCTATAATAGGCATATAAAGACGTTTATATATAACGATATTTCAAATGATGAAAAGCTAAGACTTCATGAAAAAGCTGCAGCAACTTTAGAAAATACCTATACTCAGCAAGATAGAGGAAATATAGATGAACTTATTTACCACTATAATATGTGTAATCAGACTGAAAAAGCTATCAATAAAATTATTTCTAATGCTAAAAAAATGAAAGGCTTAGCTGGTAACATTCAGTGTATACATTTATGGGAAAATGCATACAGGCTTATGGAAGAAACGGAAAGAAAAGACAAAGATAAACTTGAGGTATTAGCCAATCTAGGTAATCTGTACTTAGATCAAGGGATGACAAGAAAGTCAATAAAAAGTTATGAAGAAGGACTAAAAATAGCTAAAAAAATTAATTCTGCGAAGTATTTAGTGATTTGTTACAATGGTTTGGCTGCTGCATTCTATAGAAGATTTGATCTAGAGCTTACAAGACAATATGCAGAAGAGGCAAAAAAAATATCTGAAAGAAATGGATATATAGAAGAGCTATTAAAATCAGTAAGATTAGTTAATAGGGTAGATATATCAAGAGGATATTATAACAAGGTTTTTAATACTACTAGTGAATACCTGGAAATTGCTATAGAATATGGTTTTGATTTATATATTGGACATTTTTATAATCAGATGGGAATAGCCAAGCTTCATACTGGTTTTATTGATTTGGCAAAGGACTACTTTATAACCAGTGCTAATTATTTTCAAAGATCTGGAGATTCTGTCGAAACAACTAGAGCTTTAAATAATATTGGATATATGTATTCAGATTTTCTAGACGATATAAATACTGCGATGAAATATTATGAGGAAGGTATAGGGATATCTAGAAGATTTCAGTCTCTTGAGAATGAACTAACTTTGCTGAATAACATAGGGGAATTATATATAAGAACCAATGATTATGAAAAGGCTGAGCAATATATTGAGAGGATGGAAAGCATCTCTAGGGATATTGAAGATGAGAATTCACAGTTTCTATCTCAAGTTAGCTTTTGCCTCATATACCTATTCAGTGGTAAATTCGATAAGTGTCATAATCATTTTGATAAAGCCAATAGATTGTTTAATGAGGGCTTTGTAGAAGACCAAAACTTACATAAATATTTTTATTTTTTAACTAATTTTTATTTGGTTTTTGGTAACTATGAGAAAGCTCTTGAATATTTACATTATACAATCAATAATGGCTATGGAGAAAACATAGTCAAGCTAGACATGAGATTAAAAAACATATTGATAAAGTATTGGTCAAGTGGAACTATAGATAAGGAAGAAATATATGAAATAAGAAACCTATACAAAACTATTAATTACTCGGGAGAAAGAAGAAAGGGCCTATTGATACTAGCTCATATTTCTATTCTATATGGAGACCATTCACTTGCACACGATTTACTCTTAGAAGACGAGGAAATAAAGGATATATTTACTACAGACTATTTAGACTTGTTTAGAAATATGATTATAGGCACCTTGAATAAGGATAGTGATATTCTAATTAGTGTTTCAGAGAAAGTCAAAAACAAAGGATATTATGAAATTGAGCTCTTTACTAATATTGAGCTTGGAGATATTTACTTTAATAGTGGTAAATATTACAGGGCAGTAAATTGTTATTTAACTGCATTTGATTTAGTGTACAGGTTAGCAAAAAAAATACCAGATAAAAGCTTACAGGTCACCTTCGTTAATAAGAATAGGGCATCAATGATTCTACATAGGCTTAGAAAAGTTGTTTCTGTTGTTAAGGGAAGTGAAGTTATATATAATGAGCCTATTGAGTATACTGAAAACACTAGATTAGAGGACTTCTTTAATATCAAAAATATAGTGGACCTATTTAGTGAAGATATTTATAATATTGGATATAGTGAAAGCTCTGAAACTGAAAGGGAAATTGCTAATAGCTTTGAAGAGTTAATCTTACAATTGGGCAATAATTATATGGACAATTTAACTTCTATACTAAACTATGCAGTTAATAAGACTTTTGCAAGCAGAGGTTTAATTGTTATACTTGATTTTGAAACAGATCAGTTAATTACGGTGGCCTCGACATCGCAGGAAGATTTTACACCTGATAAAGAAATTATTTTATCTGAGATTAAACAAAAAAATAAGGGCATTTTAGTTAATAAGTCTTTTGGCTATGAAGGATTTGATGGGTTATCTAGTATAAATGATAATATAAAGGCTATGATATGTATGCCTATTTTTAAATTGAAGCCATTAGATGATGAGAGTAATCTTCTAGACAGAAGAAAAAGAAATAAATCAATCAATTTGGATTCTATAATTGGATATTTATATTTAGATACAGATAGAATTTTCAATAAATTTGATAGTAAGAGATATAAACTTATTGATGCTCTTTCTCACCTTATATCTATTAATATTGACAATTACATTCTTAAAATAATATCTTCAGTAGATAAACTAACAGGAGTTTATACTCGTAAACATTTTGATAGTGTATTTAAGGATTTTATCTCAATGGCCAGAAGAGATGGAAAAGACTTTACAGTTATTATGATAGATATAGATAAGTTTAAGAATGTAAATGATACCTTTGGTCATAGAAAAGGCGACGAAATTCTAGGGAGGATTGGGAGAATTATCTCTGAAAATGTAAGGAAAACTGATATTGTGGGTAGATATGGTGGAGAAGAATTTATAGTTGTTTTGCCTGATACTAAACTAAAAGAAGGAGAAATGGTTGCTGAAAAGATTAGAAAAGCAGTAGAAAAATCTAATCTGATTAATGAGAATTATCCTGTAACGATTAGCTTAGGATTATCATCTTACCCTGAACATGGGCAATCAGAAGAAGAACTTATAGAAAAGGCAGACCAAGCATCATATATAGCAAAGGAAACAGGCAGGAATATAAGTGTTTCTTGGAGTAATGACGTAGGAAAGTCAAGGAAAAGGCTTGATAGGCTAGCAGGAATAGTGACGGGAAACACTGTTAAGGATCAGAGGATTGGTTTAGTAATAATAGAAATAATCGATATAGCTAAGGAAAAAGCAGATAAAGAAGACAAGATATTTAGAGTTCTTGGTAGAATAATTGAAGCTTTAGAGGCTGAAAAAGGTATTCTTATTACACTAGATGAGGAAAAAAATATTGAAAGTGCTTATGGTAGGCTTAGATTTTCAGATGCTTGGATAGATGATTTAGAATACAATAAAAAAACAATTTACAAAGCCATTAATGAGCAGAATGGGGAGTACTTTATTGATTGGGAAGATATAAGAGAAATAGATCTAGTATCAGGGAATCCTAATTGGCAATCAGTGATTGTAGTGCCCTTAGTTAATAATGGATTAGTAAAGGGTGTACTACAGCTAACAGTGCCAATTAAGGAAAAGGAGTTTGAATACAATAGTTTTAATCTTGTTAACAATCTTGGAGGTATAATAGCAGCTATGCTATAG
- a CDS encoding LacI family DNA-binding transcriptional regulator: MTVTIKDVAKKAGVSISTVSRVINDSKPVSSEIRQKVLEVIEELGYKPNEIARTLVTKKSFLIGVIVTDLGDTYIAQLVRGIEEVGKMYDYDILLCSTYGDKATELKFMQLLSRKQVEGIILISDSLDSEFDKQIKDFKVPFVYLNRYFYNEDFPTVTIDNSEAAYEMTNYLIKLGHDNIAYVSASQDEHSLELFKVKGYKKAIAENEGLADNIFYAKGRGIEDGYEICRDIIESGSDITAIFCSHDELAIGVLNYLYDNDFKVPEDISVAGYGDIKIASVFRPRLTTIREPFYDIGAVAIRRIIKEIKKESIDNNTIFLPFQIQKRESCAKL; this comes from the coding sequence ATGACTGTAACTATTAAGGACGTAGCTAAAAAGGCTGGTGTATCAATATCCACAGTTTCTAGAGTCATTAATGATTCTAAACCTGTAAGTTCAGAAATAAGACAGAAGGTTCTTGAAGTAATTGAAGAGCTAGGATATAAACCAAACGAAATAGCTAGAACATTGGTAACTAAGAAATCATTTTTAATTGGAGTAATAGTCACAGACTTAGGAGATACATATATTGCACAGTTAGTAAGAGGAATTGAAGAAGTTGGGAAAATGTATGATTACGATATTCTACTCTGTAGTACTTATGGAGACAAAGCTACAGAACTAAAATTTATGCAACTTCTAAGTAGAAAACAAGTAGAGGGTATAATATTAATTTCTGACTCACTAGATAGTGAATTTGACAAGCAAATAAAAGACTTTAAAGTGCCTTTTGTTTACCTAAATAGATATTTCTATAATGAGGACTTTCCTACTGTGACAATAGATAATTCTGAGGCTGCCTATGAGATGACTAATTATTTGATTAAATTAGGACATGATAACATTGCCTATGTATCAGCTAGTCAGGATGAACATTCATTAGAATTGTTTAAAGTAAAGGGCTATAAAAAAGCAATAGCTGAAAATGAAGGACTTGCAGATAATATTTTTTACGCTAAAGGTAGAGGTATAGAGGATGGATATGAAATATGTAGAGATATTATTGAATCAGGAAGTGATATTACAGCAATATTTTGTAGTCATGATGAGTTAGCCATCGGAGTACTAAACTATCTATATGATAATGACTTTAAGGTTCCTGAAGATATATCTGTTGCAGGATATGGAGATATTAAGATAGCTTCTGTATTCAGACCTAGATTGACAACAATTAGAGAGCCTTTTTATGATATTGGAGCAGTAGCTATTAGGAGAATAATCAAAGAGATAAAGAAAGAAAGTATAGATAATAATACTATATTTCTTCCATTTCAAATCCAGAAAAGAGAAAGCTGTGCTAAATTATAA
- a CDS encoding urocanate hydratase: MINNLDISKAMTIKLDNELPPMPKFVEGIRRAPKREFTLTKRETEIALKNALRYIPVELHEKLASEFLEELMTRGRIYGYRFRPEGNIKGKSIHEYKGNCIEGKAFQVMIDNNLDFDVALYPYELVTYGETGQVCQNWMQYRLIKKYLEVLTDEQTLVISSGHPVGLFKSSKESPRVIITNALMVGMFDNQEQWIKAQAMGVANYGQMTAGGWMYIGPQGIVHGTFNTILNAGRIKLGVKDDGDLRGHLFVSSGLGGMSGAQGKAVEIANGVGIIAEVDYSRIQTRLDQGWISRVSSNLKEVFAWAHEYMDKKEPISIAYHGNIVDLLEYAVNNNIHIELLSDQTSCHAPYDGGYCPQGLTFEERTELLKSDKAKFIELVNKSLIHHFELIKELTKRGTYFFDYGNSFMKAVFDAGAKDIAKNGYDESEGFIFPSYVEDILGPLLFDYGYGPFRWVCLSGKHEDLIKTDKAAMEIIDPNRRGQDRDNYVWIRDAEKNKLVVGTQARILYQDALGRRDIALKFNEMVRNGEVGPIMLGRDHHDTGGTDSPFRETSNIKDGSNIMADMATHCFAGNAARGMSLVALHNGGGVGIGKSINGGFGLVLDGSERVDNIIRTAIPWDVMGGVARRAWARNENSIETCIEYNNKHQGTDHITLPYIPDEELISSLVGKAYSTK, translated from the coding sequence ATGATTAATAATCTTGATATTTCTAAAGCAATGACTATTAAGCTTGATAATGAGCTGCCACCTATGCCTAAATTTGTTGAAGGCATTAGAAGAGCTCCTAAGAGAGAGTTTACTCTAACAAAAAGAGAAACTGAAATAGCACTAAAGAATGCTCTAAGATATATACCGGTGGAGTTACATGAAAAACTAGCTTCAGAATTCTTAGAAGAGCTAATGACTAGAGGAAGAATATACGGATATCGCTTCAGACCAGAAGGAAATATTAAAGGAAAATCAATCCATGAATATAAGGGTAATTGTATAGAAGGTAAAGCTTTTCAGGTAATGATTGATAACAATCTTGACTTTGATGTAGCTCTCTATCCATATGAATTAGTTACTTACGGAGAAACAGGTCAAGTATGCCAAAACTGGATGCAATATAGGCTGATTAAAAAATATCTAGAAGTATTAACAGATGAACAAACATTAGTAATTAGTTCTGGACATCCAGTTGGCTTATTTAAATCATCAAAAGAGAGTCCCAGAGTTATCATTACTAATGCTCTTATGGTTGGAATGTTTGATAATCAAGAGCAATGGATTAAAGCGCAGGCTATGGGAGTAGCTAATTATGGACAAATGACTGCAGGTGGCTGGATGTATATAGGACCACAAGGAATAGTTCATGGAACGTTTAATACTATTCTTAATGCAGGTAGAATAAAGCTTGGAGTGAAAGACGACGGAGACCTAAGAGGACATTTATTTGTTTCTTCAGGACTTGGTGGAATGAGTGGAGCTCAAGGTAAAGCTGTAGAAATAGCTAATGGAGTAGGTATAATTGCAGAGGTAGATTATTCAAGAATTCAAACAAGACTAGACCAAGGTTGGATAAGTAGAGTATCAAGTAATCTAAAGGAAGTTTTTGCATGGGCACATGAATATATGGATAAAAAAGAGCCAATTTCTATAGCTTATCATGGGAATATAGTAGATTTACTTGAGTATGCAGTAAATAACAATATCCATATAGAGTTATTATCAGACCAAACTTCATGTCATGCACCATATGATGGAGGGTATTGTCCACAAGGATTAACCTTTGAAGAGAGAACAGAACTACTTAAATCAGATAAGGCTAAATTTATTGAATTAGTAAATAAATCACTTATTCATCATTTTGAGCTTATTAAGGAATTGACAAAGAGAGGCACATATTTCTTTGATTATGGGAATAGCTTTATGAAGGCAGTATTTGATGCGGGCGCCAAGGATATAGCTAAGAACGGATATGATGAAAGTGAAGGCTTTATATTCCCATCATATGTTGAAGATATATTAGGACCGCTTTTATTTGACTATGGATATGGACCTTTTAGATGGGTATGCCTAAGTGGTAAACATGAAGACCTCATAAAGACGGATAAAGCTGCTATGGAGATTATTGACCCTAATAGAAGAGGTCAAGATAGAGATAATTATGTATGGATTAGAGATGCAGAGAAGAATAAGCTTGTTGTAGGTACACAGGCAAGAATTTTATATCAGGATGCCCTTGGGCGTAGAGACATAGCTCTTAAATTTAATGAAATGGTTAGAAATGGTGAAGTAGGACCTATAATGCTAGGGAGAGACCATCACGATACAGGGGGAACAGACTCTCCATTTAGAGAGACTTCAAATATTAAGGATGGTAGCAATATTATGGCTGATATGGCTACTCACTGCTTTGCTGGAAATGCTGCTAGGGGAATGAGTCTTGTGGCACTTCATAACGGAGGTGGAGTTGGAATAGGAAAATCCATTAATGGAGGATTTGGACTTGTTCTAGATGGTAGTGAAAGGGTAGACAATATAATAAGAACTGCTATACCTTGGGATGTAATGGGAGGAGTAGCTAGACGAGCTTGGGCAAGAAATGAGAACTCTATAGAAACCTGTATAGAGTATAATAACAAACACCAAGGAACAGACCATATTACACTTCCATATATACCAGATGAAGAGTTAATCAGTAGTCTTGTAGGAAAGGCTTATAGCACAAAATAA
- the hutH gene encoding histidine ammonia-lyase — translation MGKVILDGNNLTIEDVVNVCRNNYNVELSQDAINNVLKSREVVEKYVNDEKVVYGITTGFGKFSDVVISKDEAKTLQRNLIVSHSCGVGEPLEEEIVRGVMLLRANALAKGYSGIRLETLNTLIEMINKGVHPVIPEKGSLGSSGDLAPLSHMVLVMLGEGEAFYNGTRLSGKEAMDLAGIQTIELTSKEGLALINGTQVMTAIGALTIYDAMNLSKMADIIAGLTVEGLYGIVTAFDENVHQVRPHQGQINTARNLLRVLQNSNMTTEQGEVRVQDAYVLRCLPQIHGASKDAIEYVRQKVEIEINSATDNPLIFRDADKVISGGNFHGQPMALSFDFLGIALAELANVSERRLERLVNPALSELPAFLVEKGGLNSGFMIVQYSAASLVSENKVLAHPASVDSIPSSANQEDHVSMGTIAARKARSILDNTRKVLSMELLGACQAIDLRGNKGLGKGTSIAYELVRNDVAKLEDDKIMYKEINKCESLLKSNIIVEKVEECVGKLY, via the coding sequence GTGGGGAAAGTAATTTTAGATGGAAATAACCTTACAATTGAGGATGTAGTTAATGTCTGTAGGAATAATTATAATGTGGAACTATCCCAAGATGCTATAAATAATGTGTTGAAATCAAGAGAAGTAGTAGAGAAATATGTAAATGATGAAAAGGTAGTGTATGGGATTACTACAGGATTTGGAAAATTCAGTGATGTGGTTATTTCAAAGGATGAAGCAAAAACTCTCCAAAGAAATTTAATAGTTAGTCATTCATGTGGAGTTGGAGAACCCCTAGAAGAGGAAATAGTCAGAGGAGTTATGCTTTTAAGAGCAAATGCATTAGCAAAAGGATATTCAGGCATAAGACTTGAAACTTTAAATACACTTATAGAGATGATTAATAAAGGAGTTCATCCTGTAATTCCTGAAAAGGGCTCTCTGGGATCAAGTGGTGATCTAGCACCTCTTTCTCATATGGTCCTTGTAATGCTAGGAGAAGGAGAGGCGTTTTACAATGGAACTAGATTATCAGGAAAGGAGGCAATGGATTTAGCAGGTATCCAAACTATAGAACTAACTTCAAAGGAGGGCCTGGCTTTAATTAATGGTACACAGGTCATGACAGCAATAGGTGCACTTACTATATATGATGCCATGAACTTAAGTAAAATGGCAGACATAATAGCAGGTCTAACTGTAGAGGGACTATATGGTATTGTGACAGCTTTTGATGAAAATGTTCACCAAGTACGACCGCATCAAGGTCAAATAAATACAGCAAGAAACCTATTAAGAGTATTACAAAATAGCAATATGACTACAGAGCAAGGAGAAGTAAGGGTTCAAGACGCTTATGTCCTAAGATGTCTACCTCAAATCCATGGAGCTAGTAAAGATGCCATAGAATACGTAAGGCAAAAAGTAGAGATTGAGATTAACTCGGCTACAGACAATCCTTTAATTTTTAGAGATGCAGATAAAGTAATTTCAGGTGGGAATTTTCATGGACAGCCTATGGCTTTAAGTTTTGATTTTCTAGGTATAGCTTTAGCTGAGCTTGCAAACGTTTCTGAGAGAAGACTAGAAAGACTAGTAAATCCAGCATTAAGTGAATTGCCTGCATTTTTAGTTGAAAAGGGTGGGTTAAACTCAGGATTTATGATAGTTCAATATTCTGCTGCATCATTAGTCTCTGAAAATAAAGTACTTGCACATCCTGCAAGTGTAGACTCTATACCTTCATCAGCAAATCAGGAGGATCATGTATCTATGGGGACAATCGCTGCTAGAAAAGCAAGAAGTATATTAGATAATACTAGAAAAGTACTATCAATGGAGCTTTTAGGTGCATGTCAAGCTATAGACTTAAGAGGCAATAAGGGCTTAGGAAAGGGAACTAGTATTGCTTATGAATTAGTGAGGAATGATGTAGCTAAGCTTGAAGATGACAAAATAATGTACAAGGAAATAAACAAATGTGAGTCTTTATTAAAGTCAAACATTATTGTAGAGAAAGTTGAAGAGTGTGTTGGTAAACTATATTAA
- the thpR gene encoding RNA 2',3'-cyclic phosphodiesterase has protein sequence MRTFIAFEFDSLLKERLALIQDKLRGFSIKGRWTHIDNFHLTLKFLGETTVEQCNKIEEQLSNTLNHANAVNLILENIGFFSGDSDIRVLYLGLKGEIEALQNLNNMIEESMVKLGYTREKRRFNPHITLGRNVVLKDSFNSVKELLKDDCNFSFTLSKISFMESQFSNGKRIYTPIKTFSL, from the coding sequence ATGAGGACTTTTATTGCTTTTGAGTTTGATAGTCTTTTAAAAGAAAGGCTTGCTTTAATTCAAGATAAGCTCAGAGGTTTTTCCATAAAGGGGAGATGGACTCATATTGATAATTTCCATCTTACCCTTAAGTTTCTTGGAGAAACAACCGTAGAACAATGTAATAAAATTGAAGAGCAACTTTCAAACACTTTAAATCATGCTAATGCTGTTAATTTGATTTTGGAGAATATAGGTTTCTTTTCAGGAGATTCGGATATTAGAGTGTTGTATTTAGGGTTAAAGGGAGAGATAGAAGCTTTACAAAATCTAAATAACATGATAGAAGAGAGCATGGTCAAGCTAGGGTACACAAGAGAGAAAAGAAGATTTAATCCTCATATTACATTAGGAAGAAATGTTGTTTTAAAAGATAGCTTTAATTCAGTTAAAGAGTTATTAAAAGATGATTGTAACTTTAGTTTTACACTAAGTAAGATTTCCTTTATGGAAAGTCAGTTTTCAAATGGAAAAAGAATATATACTCCTATAAAAACATTTTCATTATAG